ACGGTACCGGTGTTGGCGCCTTTGACTTTAACGGTGACGCCTGGTACGGGTTGCTGGTCTTCGGCGGAAACGAGCCCGGAGACTTGTTGTTGCGCCCATGCGCGGGAGCATGGCAGCGCGAGGGCAAGCGCCAGTAGCGCCACCCGGAGGAGAGTTTGTAAAACGTGTTGCATAAGGAAAGGATTAAGCGGTTTTCAAGACAAAAATGAGATGAGCTTATAAACGAAATGTTAAGTATTACTAAATTTAATAGTATAGTTATATTAAAATAATAATTCCTTAACATCTTACACTCCGGGGTAAATTCCAAAGGAGCGACCTTTGTTGAATAGCAATACAATAGCCTATCATACTTGATTTTGGTAGAATTATAAAAAACTTTGGCAGAAACTTTACCGAATTTAAAGAATTTTTATAATTTACAAATATTAAACACAAAGAAGATGACAGGTTGGCTATACTAAACATTCGTTTATGATCACCAAAAGACTGCAACAGCCCTCGGGACTTCTCTTCATTGCCTGGTGCCTGCTGGCCTCCTTCGGCACTTATTTTTGCATGTACGCTTTCCGCAAGCCCTTCAACACCGGGCTTTACGAGGGTCTGAGCCTTTTTGGCCTGGGATACAAAACCGTGCTCATCATCGCACAGGTGCTGGGGTACATGGTTTCCAAATTCGCGGGCATCAAGATTATTTCGGAACTGCGGCCCGGCCAGCGCATCCGGCTGGTGGCGGGGCTCATCCTGTTTGCGCTAGCTTCATTGCTAGGGTTCGCGCTGGTTCCCTATCCATACAATTTCATTTTTCTATTCCTGAACGGCCTGCCGCTGGGAATGGTTTGGGGCGTGATATTCAGTTTTCTGGAAGGGCGGCGCTTTACGGAAATCCTGGCGATGGGGCTCAGCATTTCCATCATAGCGGCATCCGGTATTCTTAAAACCATTTACCTGGAGATCCACACCCTTTTCCCGGCAATCTCTGAATTCTGGATGCCCTTCGTCATAGGGGTCCTCTTCCTGCCGCTGACCTGCCTTTTTATCTGGATGCTGTCCGTCATACCCGCGCCCGGCGAAACCGACAAGCTCCTCCGGGCGGAACGCGCGCCCATGACGCCGGCGGACAAAAACGCCATCATACGGAACTTCTGGCCGGGGCTGCTTTGCATCCTGCTGATATACTGCCTGCTCACAACGCTTCGCGATTTCCGCGACAATTTCAGCGTGGAAATCTGGAACGAGATCGGCGGCAATCACTGGAACAGCGGCATCCTCGCGCAAACGGAGCTTATCAGCACAGTGATCGTGGTGGCATGCGTTTCGTCGCTGTCGCTCATCCGCAACAATATCCGCGGGCTTTGGGCTACGAAGGGGCTGATCGCGGTCGGCATCGTTATGACAGGTGCCAGCACGGTGCTTTTCCACCGCCACGCCATCAGTTCTTACAGCTGGATGCTGAGCCTGGGCACAGGGCTTTTCCTCGCCTATATTCCTATCCAGGTGGCGCTGTTCGAAAGGCTGATCGCTTTGTTTAAAATGAAAGCCAATGCGGGGTTTTTCGTGTACGGCTGCGATGCCATCGGATACCTGGGGAGCGTGGGGCTTTTATTATACCGCGAATTTTTCATGAAAGATCTCCGCTGGAGCCGCGTGCTGATGCAATTCAGTTACCTGCTCTGCTTCGCCTGTCTTGCCTTGCTCATTACTGCTTTCGTATACTTCAACCGCAAACATGGCATCCGCAAGCTGTGGGAAAAACCTGAGCCTTCGGCGCCCAAACTGCACAACTTTACAATACATTTATGAAGAAACTGTTATTCACGCCCGGACCGCTCTCTACTTCGCAAACCGTAAAAGCCGCCGCCATGGAAGATATAGGCTCGCGAGACGCGCTTTTCGTTGATGCGGTGAAACAGATCCGCGAAGAACTGCTCACGTTGGGGCAAGTGTCAAAAGAAGAAGGATATGAAACCGTGCTGATGCAGGGTTCCGGCACATTCGGCGTAGAAAGCGTGATCAGCAGTGTTATTGGCGAAAATGACCATCTTTTGGTATTAAGCAACGGAGCGTATGGCGAGCGCATCGTCAAAATGTGTTCCATCCACAAGCTCCCTCACACCATATTACGTTTCGAGGAAGATGAAATAACAGACCCCGCGGCCGTGCGCCATTTACTGGAGCAACAGCCCCACATCACGCATGTAGCCTGCATCCACAGCGAAACTACCACTGGACTTTTCAATCCTATCGAAGCCATCGGCGCGATCTGCGCGGAGCTTGGCAAAACATTCATCGTGGATGCCATGAGCAGCTTCGGCGGCGTTGCGCTCGACATCCGCAAGGCGCATATCCAATATCTCGTTTCTTCTTCCAACAAGTGCATTGAAGGCATTCCCGGATTCGCGTTCATTATCGCGGAGAAGCAGGCGTTGCTGACAACAAAAGGTCAGGCGCGCAGCCTCAGCCTCGATTTGTACGAGCAATGGCAGGGCCTCGAAGCCAACGGGCAATTTCGTTTCACACCGCCCACGCTCAGCATCATGGCGTTTCGCCAGGCGCTGCAGGAGCTCCGGGAAGAAGGTGGCATCCCCGCCCGCGAGGCTCGCTACCGCAAAAACAAAGCAACGCTGGACAAGGGCATGGAAGCCCTCGGATTCAAACAATACCTGCGGCCAGAGATACAGGGGCACATCATTACGTCGTTCCTCTACCCCAACGATCCCTCCTTCCATTTCGAACAATTCTACCAGCAACTCAGCGACCGCAACTTCGTGATCTATCCCGGCAAACTGAGCAAAACCAACGCTTTCCGTATCGGCAACATCGGTCAGATCTTCCCCGCCGACGTGGCGGCGCTCGTGCAAGCGATCAGCGAGATCATGCAAAAGCAAACTGCTCACGCCTGATGCCTTTCCAATAACACAACTACACCGGCGCACCCGTAAAACG
Above is a genomic segment from Chitinophaga pollutisoli containing:
- a CDS encoding DUF5690 family protein; the protein is MITKRLQQPSGLLFIAWCLLASFGTYFCMYAFRKPFNTGLYEGLSLFGLGYKTVLIIAQVLGYMVSKFAGIKIISELRPGQRIRLVAGLILFALASLLGFALVPYPYNFIFLFLNGLPLGMVWGVIFSFLEGRRFTEILAMGLSISIIAASGILKTIYLEIHTLFPAISEFWMPFVIGVLFLPLTCLFIWMLSVIPAPGETDKLLRAERAPMTPADKNAIIRNFWPGLLCILLIYCLLTTLRDFRDNFSVEIWNEIGGNHWNSGILAQTELISTVIVVACVSSLSLIRNNIRGLWATKGLIAVGIVMTGASTVLFHRHAISSYSWMLSLGTGLFLAYIPIQVALFERLIALFKMKANAGFFVYGCDAIGYLGSVGLLLYREFFMKDLRWSRVLMQFSYLLCFACLALLITAFVYFNRKHGIRKLWEKPEPSAPKLHNFTIHL
- a CDS encoding 2-aminoethylphosphonate--pyruvate transaminase, with the protein product MKKLLFTPGPLSTSQTVKAAAMEDIGSRDALFVDAVKQIREELLTLGQVSKEEGYETVLMQGSGTFGVESVISSVIGENDHLLVLSNGAYGERIVKMCSIHKLPHTILRFEEDEITDPAAVRHLLEQQPHITHVACIHSETTTGLFNPIEAIGAICAELGKTFIVDAMSSFGGVALDIRKAHIQYLVSSSNKCIEGIPGFAFIIAEKQALLTTKGQARSLSLDLYEQWQGLEANGQFRFTPPTLSIMAFRQALQELREEGGIPAREARYRKNKATLDKGMEALGFKQYLRPEIQGHIITSFLYPNDPSFHFEQFYQQLSDRNFVIYPGKLSKTNAFRIGNIGQIFPADVAALVQAISEIMQKQTAHA